GCATTTCTACTAGACCAGCGTTGTTAACATTGCCATACCAAAATTCAAAGCGTGAGCTATTTTTAATGTCATTAGGAATATTTTCTGGATTACCAGCATAGGTAAGTAAATCTAAAACTACCAAGTAATAATCAGGGTACTTATCATATAAATAACGAACAAAGTTACTACCTATAAACCCAGCCCCACCAGTAATTAAGATGGTTTTCATTAGTCCTCACTTTCTAAAATCTTTTCTCTTGTTAAAATTGCTAAACTATCTTGACCATGATTAAAAAGTAGGTCAACGATTGATAAATAAGGGATAAAGGGCGGATAAAGTTGTTTATAAAAGGGATGTGTATAGTTGTGATATTCTAGTTCTATATTTGCTTTGCTAAACATTGACTTATCTAAATAATCTTTTGCCGCATTGCCAGTTAAATAATGGTCAGCTTTTAAGTGTTGGCAAATTTTGACTAACCTTTCTGTACTACTTCCAGAAATATTTAACTTAGATGAAAAAATTATTTCTGTATTAATACCTAACCATTTAGCACAGATATAGATCAATGCCATATCTAGCTCTAGCAAATATTTAGGTTTTAAGTTAAAAATTTCTGCTAATTTAGGGTAATATTTTTCAAAATAAGGTGTACGATGATAATTACTTGTTATTGTGCTTAAGTGTTTATGCGTCCAGTTTTGGTTATAGTCAATTTCCGCTTCATTAATTAATTGATGAAAACGGCCATGATTTATTACAGGAACACTTAGCCAATGCTCACCCTTTGAGGTTTTGATACGGTTACGGCTACGCCAATCACGGCGGGTATATTGCACGTCATCATAAATGACAAAGCGATCTGAACGCCATAATTGATCAAAAAAGCCTAACCAGGGCAAATATCCAGGTTGTAAGATAGCTATTCGCATTGCCAGATTAGGAGTTAAATTAGTATAAAATAAGTAGTAAAGCCGTAAATACTAGCGAAATCATTGTTTAAGTGCAAGCCACTTTACACTAAGTCTTAATTTAAGGGTTAAAATAGTTATAGGGTTAGACTTGACGCAACTAGATTGGATAGTGATAATTGACCGACATCATAAGGAGGAGCTATGGACGATTTTAATAAGCGTTTAGCATTAAAACAAATTAATTGCCAAGATCAAGCCGATGGGCATTATCATATGCAGGTGACTTTATCAGTAAAAGAGACAAATTTTGTTGGTGAAGCTAGAGGAAAAGAAAAGCTAGAAACGGCTGCTAATGCTACTCTGCAAGCTGTGTCGGCAGCACTAAATAACGCTTTTGCTTTAAGTGTAAAAGGAGTTAATGCTAGTGAGACATTTGCAGGATTAGAAGAAACTTTACTTGTTGTTGTTGTGGCAATTAATGATGGTGAGACAGAAATGATTACCCCTGGATCTTGTCGTAATACAGGCGATGAGATAGACGCAGTTGTCAAAGCTACCTTAGATGCTACTAATCGTTTAGTTGAAGCAAATTTAACTTAAACATCAATAAAATATTTCAAGCATATTTTAGACTTGAATTGGTTGCATACAAAAGATTTGTAACTAAAATATAAACTATCTGCTTAGGCTAGCAAATACTAGTGTAATCTCCTATTTAGCAAATCCCGAAAGGTAAACGCACAATTTGTGCCAAAATAAATGATGGATAACAATCAACGCATAATCATCCAACAAGTTAGTTTGTCAACTAACAATATACAAGTAGAATTAACATACTCAGGTAAAGCATATCAAAAAGTTGTTTTAGCTCCTGCTACAGAAAAAGAACGGTTAATGGCTGCTACAAAAGCTACTGTTGAAGCTATTAATGAAATTATACCTACTCCTATAGTTACTAGAGTGTCAGAAGTACTACAAATAAGATTTGAAGAACTCTCAGAGCCAGTTCTTGTTACTTTAGTTGGAGTTAGAATTAAAGGGGAAGAAAGATTATTTCCCGGCACTGCTCGCATAGGCAATTGCGCTCTAAATGCTGTAGTAAGAGCTACCCTTGATGCAGTAAATCGCCCAATAGGTTTATTCTTATAAAGAGAATTATAGTAAAAATCATAGATAGTAAGACTAAAGAGCTTGTCAAAAGAGAATCTTTGCAAGCTATTAAGGGTATTTTTATATTTAGGTTGCTTGGTTAAAATAAATTAGTATTTTTGTGGAGTTATAACTGTGTCCAAAAATAGATTACAGCTAAGAAGAGTTGAGTTTACTGAAAATGAAGAAGCTAATACACATCAAGCAACTATCTTACTACGGCTTGGAGCAGTAGACTATATTGGACAACATGAAGCAGAACGAAGTGAATCTCCATTAAAAGTAATTGCATTAGCTACTTTTGATGGAGTAAATAAAGCTCTACTTAGTAGTATCAACTTAACATTAAAAATTACCCTACGAGTAGCTGAGGAAATGAAGCCTGCTTATATGACTAAATCTTTATTTGTTGTCATTGTTGATGTTATTGCAGGAACTTTTTCTTTTAAGCCTACAGGAGCAGTGGTAGCAGAAGCTAAGGAAGCTTATAGAGCAACAGCCGCTGCCGCGTTAGATTCTCTTAATCGCTTAATTCAGCACTTGCTTAGAATTAACAATTTTATGTAGTATTAATTAAGTTTTAGACTTATTAAATATTATGAAAAAAGTATTGATAAGAAAAATTTCTTTTTTGGTAATTTTCTTAGTCATATGTTTTCAAAACACTTCTTTAGCACAAGAAACACCTACAAAAAAAATTTCTCCTATACTAACTAATGAAGCATTTACTACTAGTCCAACTAACTCAAATAATCCGACTTCTACAGTAACAGAAAATCCAGTTAATTTAGCCGATAAACAGAACCAGGAAAAACCAAATGATAAGCAAAATCAGGTTATAGATCCTAGTTTGCAGTTTAAGGTTTTAGATTTAATGTTAGCTTTAGCTGAGGATCCAGAAAATCAAGTTTTGCGTATGCAGCAAATAGAATTAAATACACAAGTAAGACAAGCTAAGTTAGTTAAAGTAAGTGAGACTAATTTAAGAGATCTAGAATTTCGTAAAAAGTATATAAGCTTAAGAGTTGCAATAATAAATGCTCAAAGACAACAACAAAATGCTATTGCTAGTGTTCAGCAGCAAAGACGCAAAATTGTTCAAGGTGGTCAAGGAAATGGTGCTTTTACAGGGGTTTTTCAAGCCCAAGCACAAGTTGAAGCCTTAGAAAAAGAAATAACAAAATTAAAACTAGAGTTGGATATTTTAATAACAGAAGGTCGGCGTTTAGGAGTAGGAACACGTGTCTTTCGTTAATAAATTTTAGTGGAGCTAGTAAAAATTTTATGAGAAGTATCGGAGATTTAATAGTAGGACGTAAACTTTACACAGTAGCAGAAACGGCTAATATTTTAACAGTTGTTCAACTTATGGTAAAACGTAAAGTCGGAGCCTTACCTATTACTGATAAAATAGGTCAAATTATAGGCATTTTTACAGAAAGAGATCTCTTAAAACGTGTTGTTGCGGCTGAACTAGATATAAAACAGACTTTAGTTAGTCAGGTAATGACACGTAAGCTAATTACTGCTAATGTTGATGAAACTTCTACTTATTGTTTGCGCAAAATGAAGGAAAAAAAAATAAGACATATTTTGGTTGCAAAAGAAGGTAAAATTGTAGGAATTATTTCTCAAAGAGATTTAATAGAAGTAGATTTAGCGGAAAAAAGAAAAGCTCTTCAATCAATAGATGCGTAAAGATACTTAATTTTCTTGGTTTGTAAATTTTTCCTGTACTAATTTTATACACCCCTCTTACAAATTTACATACTATAAACGATTGTTCTCTTAAATATAATTTATTGTTAATACTTTATCTCCTGTGTTTACAATATGTTAATAGTTATTATTGGTTTCTATTGCTTTTGGCATAGTTTTTGATAAAGGTAAATACAAGTCGGTAAATAAAAAGTAATTATTAAAACATAACCGACAAACCTATTGAGGGGTGATTTTATGCAAGTAATAAATCTTAAAAATTCTCTTTCTAATTCTTTTGTTAAAGGGTAATCAGATTATAGTGTTAGTTGTTTTACGTGGTTAGATCTAGTTACTTTTCAAAAGAGCTTTTTGGTTTTGTTGTCATTTAGCTAGGTGTCTAATCAAAATCCTCAAAAAGTAATGTTGTTATATTTAGACTAGTCCAAAAATTGTTTGGGCTAGTCATAATTTAACCTCTGCATAAGGAGGAAGCTATATGTGGCATAATAAAGCAAAAGAAATAATAGATTTAGCTTTAGCAAAAGGATTAATTAAAAAAGAAGAAATACCAAACTTTGATAATAGTAAAGAACACCAGGGTTATTCAACTACTAGAATTGAAAAGGGGTTACACTGTTTAAGATATCTTAAGGAGAATAATTTACTAACAGATGAGCTAATTAAGGGTTTAGAAAAAGAGGTTGATAGAAAAAAAGAAACAACAAGCTTAAAAGTAGCAAATTTAGCTGATATAAAAAAAGTTGATGTTTTAGAAGATAAATTTAATGAAAATTCTGCTTATTGTGAAAAATCTGGTAACTCAAAAGTTAATAAATATCAAATCATTGGCTTATTAGGTAAAGGAGGAATGAGTAAAGTTTATAAAGCCTATGATTTATACCTAAGAAGATTTGTAGTAATGAAATTTACAAATAATGAGAAAGATCAAGAAGCTATTGAAAGATTGCTTTTAGAAGCTAGGGCGCAAGCTAAAATAGAGCATCCTAATGTTTGTAAAATTTATGATGTAGCAAAGACAAGAAAACGGTTTTTTATTGTTTCTCAATATGTTGAAGGGGAAACATTAGATGAAATACAGCCTAAGCTATCTTTAATAGAAAAAATAGAATTAATAATAGATGTAGCAAATGCTTTGGCTACAGCACATGCACATAATATTATCCACCGTGATATAAAGCCAAGAAATATTATTGTTGAAAAAACGGATATAGGTAATTGGAAGCCATATTTAATAGATTTTGGTTTAGCTAAGGAACTTTACCAGCCATACCTAACAGAATATGGAAGTATTTTAGGAACACCTTGTTATATGTCACCAGAACAAGCTAGTGGTGAAAGCTCAAAACTAGATTGTCGAACAGATATTTATAGTTTAGGGGCTACTCTTTATGAGTTACTAGTTGATCGTCCACCTTTTAGTGGGGAAAATGCACTCAATATTTTAGTTAAGGTAATAAATCAACAACCTATAGCTTTAAGAGAAATAGACTCTAGTATTTCAGCAGAACTAGAACGCATTGTTCTAAAATGTTTAGAAAAAGACCCAAAAAATCGCTATCAATCAACCCAAGGGTTAATCAGAGATTTAAGACAATACTTAAATTTAGAAAAAAAGATAACTGCTTTTAAGGAAGATAAAAAACTACTTAATCAAGAAAAGATATTAGAAAAAAGTAATCTACCTTTATACATGCGATTAATTGCACCAGCAGGATTATTTATTTGTGTATTGATTATATCGTTTCTTTTTAGTAGTAACCAAAGCAATATACTAAGTATTTTAAGTATAAAATAGTAAATCTATTTAGTGGCAGTTGCCCATACATTCATAAACAATTCAAAATAACCAAATTGTAGTTTTTCTTTCTGAAAATCTGCTTTTGTAAGGAATTGAGCGATTTTTTTATGACTATAAGCGTCCTTATGTTCTTCAATTTCTGCTGGGCTAACTAAATTAAGCTTAGCTAAAAATCTAAGTAGTCCATCTGTCCAAACAGCAGGAGTTGTTAATATGTAAATTCCATTAGGTTTTAATATTCTTTTAATTTCTCTTAACAAATTTGGGAGTTTTACTGGTTCAATATGTTCAAATACTGCCAGCATAGTTACTACATCAAAGAAATTATCTTCAAAAGGAAGGCTTTGATTTTCTTCACTATCATAATTAATTAAATTTATATTTTGCTTTTTAAGTGTTTCTATCTGTGAAGGCTGCACCATTTTATCTAAACCATATTTTTGACTAAATTCTACTTTAGTTAAAAACAATGGATAAGAGCCACAACCTATATCAAGCAACTTTCCTTGCCGATATTTATCAATTATTAGCTTATTTGCCATTTTTATTCTTTGGTTAGCTAAAAAGCCTTCTAATAGTCCATGTCCTCTGGTTACGTTATTATTCATGTTGATTATACTTAAAATAAAATTCCTGTTTGATTTTGTTTAGCTTAAAAAATTATTTTGTCTTTTAAGATAAATGCTATAATCTTGGCTTTATTGTTTCCCATAGAACTTAAGCATGTTTTTTCTAAAACCAAAAATCAAAAACCAAGTAATTTACTAAATAAAATATGTCACTAGTTAAACCTAATACAAATCAAGCAATAGCAATAAATTCTGAAAATAGTTTGTTTCAAAAACCTTTTACTTTATCTGTTGTGATGCCTGTTTATAATGAAATTCGCACAATTCAGGAAATTGTAAACCGTGTACGAAGTATCAATATAAATAAAGAAATTGTAATTGTTGATGATGCTTCTAAAGACGGAACTATAAACTATTTGCGCGAAAATATAGAAGGTAAATATCCAGATGTTAAAGTGTTTTATCATGAAAAAATCAAGGTAAGGGTGCTGCGGTTCGTACTGCTATAGGTAAATGTACTGGAGATTATATAATAATCCAGGATGCTGATTTAGAATATGACCCTAAAGAATATTTTTCTTTGTTAGAACCGCTTTTAGATGGCCGGGCGGATGTTGTTTTTGGTTCGCGGTTTTTAGGCGGTGGTGGAGCGCGACGAGTGCATTTATTTTGGCATATGATTGCGAACACAATACTTACTACACTTTCTAATATGATGACTAACCTAAACTTAACCGATATGGAAGTTTGCTATAAAGTTTTTAAAGCAGAGGTAATAAAAAATATCAATCTAAAATCTAACCGGTTTGAATTTGAGCCAGAAATTACCGCAAAAGTAGCAAAAAAAGGTTGTCGTGTTTATGAAGTTCCTATTTCTTACAGTGGCCGAGACTATTCAGAAGGTAAAAAAATAGGCTGGAAAGATGGTGTTACTGCGCTTTGGTGTATCTTTAAATATCGGTTTATGGATTAAAATTTTTATTATATGAATATCTCTATTCCTCTTTATATAGAGCAAAAACAAAACTCTGATTCACCACCAAACTATGTTGTCAAACCTCTATTTTTTGAGCATTCTGATTTTTCAGATGAAAAATTACCTAGGGCAATTAATAAGTTTGTTAGAGATTTGACTCAGAAATTAGAAATTGTTGGAAAAGATTTCTTTCAAAAAGAACTTTCTGAACTAGGGTTTTCACCTGATATTGAAGATCAGTTCTTAAGGCTAAACTTAGATTTGGGAAAAAGAACTGTTACGGTTAATTTTCTATTTGTTGTATTTCATAGCTTAAATCGTCGGGTTGTTTTTAGCCCAAGTATTCCTGATTTATGGTTTGAACTGCCTAGAGAAAAAAACTTAAATGACCAAGCAACTTCAGTCTTAAATCAATATTTTCGTCAGCAAGAAAGAAAATTTGGTACTGAAGCCATTAAACCAGAAGATATTTCTGT
The sequence above is drawn from the Blastocatellia bacterium genome and encodes:
- a CDS encoding WbqC family protein; translation: MRIAILQPGYLPWLGFFDQLWRSDRFVIYDDVQYTRRDWRSRNRIKTSKGEHWLSVPVINHGRFHQLINEAEIDYNQNWTHKHLSTITSNYHRTPYFEKYYPKLAEIFNLKPKYLLELDMALIYICAKWLGINTEIIFSSKLNISGSSTERLVKICQHLKADHYLTGNAAKDYLDKSMFSKANIELEYHNYTHPFYKQLYPPFIPYLSIVDLLFNHGQDSLAILTREKILESED
- a CDS encoding serine/threonine protein kinase, whose product is MWHNKAKEIIDLALAKGLIKKEEIPNFDNSKEHQGYSTTRIEKGLHCLRYLKENNLLTDELIKGLEKEVDRKKETTSLKVANLADIKKVDVLEDKFNENSAYCEKSGNSKVNKYQIIGLLGKGGMSKVYKAYDLYLRRFVVMKFTNNEKDQEAIERLLLEARAQAKIEHPNVCKIYDVAKTRKRFFIVSQYVEGETLDEIQPKLSLIEKIELIIDVANALATAHAHNIIHRDIKPRNIIVEKTDIGNWKPYLIDFGLAKELYQPYLTEYGSILGTPCYMSPEQASGESSKLDCRTDIYSLGATLYELLVDRPPFSGENALNILVKVINQQPIALREIDSSISAELERIVLKCLEKDPKNRYQSTQGLIRDLRQYLNLEKKITAFKEDKKLLNQEKILEKSNLPLYMRLIAPAGLFICVLIISFLFSSNQSNILSILSIK
- a CDS encoding class I SAM-dependent methyltransferase → MNNNVTRGHGLLEGFLANQRIKMANKLIIDKYRQGKLLDIGCGSYPLFLTKVEFSQKYGLDKMVQPSQIETLKKQNINLINYDSEENQSLPFEDNFFDVVTMLAVFEHIEPVKLPNLLREIKRILKPNGIYILTTPAVWTDGLLRFLAKLNLVSPAEIEEHKDAYSHKKIAQFLTKADFQKEKLQFGYFELFMNVWATATK
- a CDS encoding CBS domain-containing protein, producing the protein MRSIGDLIVGRKLYTVAETANILTVVQLMVKRKVGALPITDKIGQIIGIFTERDLLKRVVAAELDIKQTLVSQVMTRKLITANVDETSTYCLRKMKEKKIRHILVAKEGKIVGIISQRDLIEVDLAEKRKALQSIDA